A single Herpetosiphonaceae bacterium DNA region contains:
- the mazG gene encoding nucleoside triphosphate pyrophosphohydrolase, with product MATLTILGLGPGSAELLTAEAVAHLQQIEELTLRTQVHPTVGQLPAHLRIRSFDALYETATDFAAIYRRIAEELVARAARGEAVTYAVPGHPLVAEATTRQIRALARERGIDLRIIAGLSFLEPVCEALDLDPFERGLQLVDALEFGGAASFPTATTPETRAWAELQGHGPYEPPLLPFPVLTTQPVLIAQLYNRRVASMVKLALLARYLAEHPVTIVRAAGVNGQTQVGTVALHELDHDPALDHLTVAYLPPLPVHEDVRGIDGIHWVIARLLGPAGCPWDREQTHHSLRPFLLEEAHEVLEALDANDPEALSEELGDLLLQIMLHSEMARQAGDFDFGDVTAHIATKLIRRHPHVFGDIAVGGTADVLRNWEAIKAQEHAQKGKTRASLLDGIPVSLPALAAAQKLGEKAANVGFDWPDVAGVWAKVHEEIEEIHSAAPEQRSEEFGDLLFVVSRLASWLDVDAETALREANAKFRRRFAACEGLAEGRDLKQMSPQELDVLWEQAKRMEV from the coding sequence ATGGCAACACTCACTATTCTAGGGCTGGGGCCGGGCAGCGCCGAGCTGCTCACGGCTGAGGCGGTCGCTCATCTTCAGCAGATCGAAGAGCTGACTCTGCGCACACAGGTTCATCCGACGGTTGGGCAGCTTCCGGCCCATCTGCGTATCCGCTCGTTCGATGCGCTGTACGAGACGGCGACGGATTTCGCCGCGATCTACCGCCGGATCGCCGAGGAGCTAGTCGCGCGGGCTGCGCGCGGCGAGGCGGTGACGTACGCCGTGCCCGGCCATCCGCTGGTCGCCGAAGCGACGACGCGCCAGATCCGCGCGCTTGCCCGTGAGCGCGGCATCGATCTGCGGATCATCGCCGGTCTTTCGTTTCTGGAGCCGGTCTGCGAGGCGCTGGATCTCGATCCCTTCGAGCGCGGCCTGCAACTGGTCGACGCGCTGGAGTTTGGCGGCGCGGCCTCGTTTCCAACGGCTACCACGCCGGAAACGCGCGCCTGGGCTGAGCTGCAAGGGCACGGGCCGTACGAGCCGCCGCTGCTGCCGTTTCCGGTGCTGACCACGCAGCCGGTGCTGATCGCGCAGCTTTACAACCGGCGCGTCGCCTCGATGGTCAAGCTCGCGCTGCTGGCGCGCTATCTCGCCGAGCATCCGGTGACGATCGTGCGGGCGGCAGGCGTCAACGGCCAGACGCAGGTCGGCACGGTGGCGCTGCATGAGCTGGATCACGATCCGGCGCTCGATCATCTGACCGTAGCCTATCTGCCGCCGCTGCCGGTGCATGAGGATGTGCGCGGGATCGATGGCATCCACTGGGTGATCGCGCGGCTGCTGGGGCCTGCGGGCTGTCCCTGGGATCGCGAGCAGACCCATCACTCGCTGCGGCCATTCCTGCTGGAAGAGGCGCACGAGGTGCTGGAAGCGCTTGACGCCAACGATCCCGAAGCGCTCAGCGAGGAGCTTGGCGATCTGCTGCTTCAGATCATGCTGCACAGCGAGATGGCGCGGCAGGCCGGAGACTTCGATTTTGGCGATGTCACGGCGCATATTGCGACGAAGCTGATCCGGCGGCATCCGCATGTGTTCGGCGATATTGCGGTCGGCGGCACCGCCGATGTGCTGCGCAACTGGGAGGCGATCAAGGCGCAGGAGCACGCCCAGAAGGGCAAGACTCGCGCCAGCCTGCTCGACGGCATTCCGGTCAGCCTGCCAGCGCTGGCGGCGGCGCAGAAGCTTGGCGAGAAAGCGGCCAACGTCGGCTTCGACTGGCCCGATGTGGCGGGTGTCTGGGCCAAGGTGCATGAGGAGATCGAGGAGATTCACTCGGCTGCGCCTGAGCAGCGCAGCGAGGAGTTTGGCGATCTGCTGTTCGTTGTATCGCGGCTGGCCTCGTGGCTGGATGTCGATGCCGAGACGGCGCTGCGCGAGGCTAACGCTAAGTTCCGCCGACGCTTCGCCGCCTGTGAGGGTCTGGCCGAAGGCCGCGATCTGAAACAGATGAGTCCGCAAGAGCTGGATGTGCTGTGGGAGCAGGCGAAACGCATGGAAGTCTGA
- a CDS encoding DUF951 domain-containing protein, whose translation MPGPIPLQVGDTVQMRKQHPCGGDTWRIVRIGADIGIRCLTCDRKVLLPRSECERRIKRMLARAADTTTGDPPTDQVVPSERDAR comes from the coding sequence ATGCCAGGACCGATACCGCTCCAGGTTGGTGATACTGTACAGATGCGCAAGCAGCATCCATGTGGTGGCGATACGTGGCGGATCGTGCGGATCGGCGCGGATATTGGGATTCGCTGCCTGACCTGTGATCGCAAGGTGCTGCTGCCGCGCTCGGAGTGCGAGCGCCGCATCAAGCGCATGCTCGCGCGCGCAGCCGACACGACCACAGGCGATCCGCCGACCGATCAGGTCGTTCCATCCGAACGCGACGCGCGATAA
- a CDS encoding NfeD family protein codes for MNCFSKSCFAVWLMVYLFLVALLPSGIGAQSQGQVYYVAAEQGLTTPAISLVRRALREAEAANAKALVIEVRGGGSLDGTWQLARDLAAARVPVVAYIAPRGGRSGPVGTLLVTAAHVAAMAPGATIGFAEPLVDIPSNFSPTTQRLVVEDAVKQLTAWAQARQHNADWIEQAVRSGAIVTAEQAHALDPPVIDVVATEDELLASLQGRRVTLAHGETRTLETLGAQVQRVEPMVWESLGQLLALPSIAFVLFVLGGIALYLELANPGVGIPGIAGAILVVAALVGFVLGEVRPLAVLLLAAGLVVVGLEHVVMSHGGLTVAGLILLVLGALYLVDPARTPGLGVSSLVIAGVALVLAGAASGLVALAVRVRARRPVTGRDALIGQVAEVRQTVAPEGQVFVNGALWSAWTDDGPFAVGDFVEVVGVEGLRLYVRRVGQEAE; via the coding sequence ATGAATTGTTTTTCAAAATCCTGCTTCGCCGTCTGGCTGATGGTCTACTTGTTCCTGGTAGCCTTGCTGCCGTCGGGGATCGGCGCGCAGAGCCAGGGCCAGGTATACTACGTGGCGGCGGAGCAGGGCCTGACTACTCCGGCGATCAGCCTGGTGCGCCGCGCGCTGCGTGAGGCGGAGGCCGCCAACGCAAAGGCGCTGGTGATCGAAGTGCGCGGCGGCGGCTCGCTCGACGGCACCTGGCAGCTAGCGCGCGATCTGGCCGCAGCGCGCGTTCCGGTCGTGGCCTATATCGCGCCGCGCGGCGGGCGCAGCGGCCCTGTCGGTACGCTGCTGGTGACGGCGGCGCATGTCGCGGCGATGGCTCCCGGCGCGACGATTGGCTTTGCCGAGCCGCTGGTCGATATTCCCTCCAACTTTTCCCCCACGACGCAGCGGTTGGTCGTCGAGGATGCCGTCAAGCAGCTTACCGCGTGGGCACAAGCGCGGCAGCACAACGCCGACTGGATCGAGCAGGCCGTGCGCAGCGGCGCGATCGTCACTGCCGAGCAGGCGCATGCGTTAGATCCGCCGGTGATCGACGTGGTGGCGACCGAGGATGAGCTGCTGGCAAGTCTGCAAGGGCGGCGGGTGACGCTGGCTCATGGCGAGACGCGCACGCTCGAAACGCTGGGGGCGCAGGTGCAGCGCGTCGAGCCGATGGTCTGGGAGTCGCTCGGCCAACTGCTCGCGCTTCCATCGATCGCGTTCGTGCTGTTTGTGCTGGGCGGTATCGCGCTCTATCTTGAGCTGGCGAATCCTGGCGTGGGTATTCCGGGCATCGCGGGTGCAATCCTGGTAGTTGCGGCGCTGGTTGGCTTTGTGCTCGGCGAAGTTCGGCCTCTGGCGGTGCTGCTGCTGGCCGCCGGGCTAGTCGTCGTTGGTCTTGAGCATGTGGTCATGTCGCATGGCGGCCTGACCGTCGCCGGGCTGATTCTGCTGGTGCTCGGCGCGCTGTACCTCGTCGATCCGGCGCGCACGCCCGGCCTGGGCGTGTCGTCGCTGGTGATCGCGGGCGTGGCGCTGGTGCTGGCTGGCGCTGCAAGCGGTCTGGTCGCGCTGGCGGTGCGGGTGCGCGCCCGCAGGCCGGTGACGGGACGCGACGCACTAATCGGGCAGGTTGCGGAGGTGCGCCAGACGGTCGCGCCCGAAGGGCAGGTCTTTGTCAACGGCGCGCTCTGGTCGGCCTGGACCGATGATGGGCCGTTCGCCGTGGGCGACTTTGTAGAAGTTGTCGGCGTCGAGGGGCTGCGGCTGTATGTACGGAGAGTAGGCCAGGAGGCGGAGTAG
- a CDS encoding slipin family protein, with amino-acid sequence MAELGGLGILLCLGGLFFIGLMYLFAAIRVIPEYERGVIFRLGRLVGARGPGLFFVWPPIERMIRVDTRVLTMDVPAQEVITLDNVTIKVNAVLYFMVIDPNKAVVNVMDYIRATMQIAQTTVRSVMGKVELDTILADRARLNSEIQQIIDEQTEPWGVKVTIVEVKDVELPQQMQRAMARQAEAEREKRAKIIHAEGEFQASKQLAAAADIIAHEPVTLQLRYLQTLTEVATEKNSTILFPFPLDIVRPFLGMMGTSEEVELKRAAMQQANAARASQRPAVQAGPAAPATQQLRPEPNRAPPTE; translated from the coding sequence ATGGCCGAGTTAGGCGGTTTGGGCATCCTGCTCTGTTTGGGCGGCCTCTTCTTTATTGGACTCATGTACCTGTTCGCCGCAATTCGGGTGATACCTGAGTACGAGCGCGGCGTGATCTTTCGGCTGGGCCGTTTGGTCGGTGCGCGCGGGCCGGGCCTCTTCTTTGTCTGGCCGCCGATCGAGCGCATGATCCGCGTGGATACGCGCGTGCTGACGATGGACGTTCCCGCGCAGGAGGTGATCACCCTCGACAACGTGACGATCAAGGTCAACGCGGTGCTGTACTTCATGGTGATCGATCCGAACAAGGCCGTCGTCAACGTGATGGACTACATCCGCGCCACGATGCAGATCGCGCAGACCACGGTGCGCAGCGTGATGGGCAAGGTGGAGCTGGATACGATCCTGGCCGATCGGGCGCGGCTCAACAGCGAGATCCAGCAGATCATCGACGAGCAAACCGAGCCGTGGGGCGTGAAAGTGACGATCGTCGAGGTCAAAGACGTAGAGCTGCCGCAGCAGATGCAGCGCGCGATGGCGCGTCAGGCCGAGGCCGAGCGCGAGAAGCGCGCCAAGATTATCCACGCAGAGGGCGAGTTCCAGGCATCCAAGCAGCTTGCGGCGGCGGCGGATATTATCGCCCACGAGCCGGTGACGCTTCAGCTACGCTACCTGCAAACGCTGACTGAGGTCGCGACGGAGAAGAACTCGACGATTCTCTTTCCCTTCCCGCTCGATATTGTTCGTCCGTTCCTGGGCATGATGGGCACGTCGGAGGAGGTAGAGCTGAAAAGAGCCGCGATGCAGCAGGCGAATGCCGCCAGAGCATCACAGCGGCCAGCGGTGCAGGCAGGACCGGCTGCGCCAGCCACGCAGCAGCTCCGCCCTGAGCCGAATCGCGCTCCGCCCACGGAGTAA
- a CDS encoding dolichyl-phosphate beta-glucosyltransferase yields MTTLLSVVVPAYNEERRLQATLEAILAFAADQPFDAEVIVVDDGSTDATVQIAERIQATQPRLRVIRNDHRGKGYTVRTGMLLAQGRYILFTDADLAVPMDEWSKLLPAFESGYDIAIGSREGLGARRLGEPRYRHFMGRIFNAVVRLIALGGIQDTQCGFKAFRREVAHRIFSSVQLYGADAKLVQGAAVTAFDVEVLFLARKFGYRIKEVPVTWRYGVETKVDPIRDSWRNFSDVVRVRWNDLRGRYTVVPSLPKKTTSK; encoded by the coding sequence GTGACGACACTTCTTTCCGTGGTAGTTCCCGCCTACAACGAAGAGCGACGTTTGCAGGCAACCCTCGAAGCAATCCTCGCCTTCGCCGCCGACCAGCCCTTCGACGCCGAGGTAATTGTGGTCGACGACGGCAGTACCGACGCGACCGTTCAGATCGCCGAGCGCATCCAGGCGACGCAGCCCAGGCTTCGCGTGATCCGCAACGACCATCGTGGTAAGGGCTACACCGTGCGCACAGGGATGCTGCTGGCTCAGGGCCGCTACATTCTCTTCACCGATGCCGACCTCGCGGTGCCAATGGACGAGTGGAGCAAGCTGCTGCCCGCCTTTGAGTCGGGCTATGACATTGCGATCGGCTCGCGGGAGGGGCTGGGCGCGCGACGCCTGGGCGAGCCCCGCTACCGTCACTTCATGGGGCGGATCTTCAACGCGGTCGTTCGGCTGATCGCGCTGGGCGGCATCCAAGATACCCAGTGTGGCTTCAAAGCCTTTCGACGCGAGGTAGCGCACCGGATCTTCAGCAGCGTGCAGCTCTATGGCGCGGACGCAAAGCTTGTGCAGGGCGCGGCGGTGACGGCCTTCGATGTCGAAGTGCTCTTCCTGGCGCGCAAGTTTGGCTACCGCATCAAAGAAGTGCCCGTCACCTGGCGCTATGGTGTCGAAACAAAAGTCGATCCGATCCGCGACTCGTGGCGGAACTTCTCGGATGTTGTCCGCGTGCGCTGGAACGATCTGCGCGGACGCTACACGGTCGTGCCGTCGTTGCCAAAAAAAACGACGAGTAAATGA
- a CDS encoding glycosyltransferase family 2 protein: MIDIIIPNYNGVALLPVCLDALRRQTRRDFKITVVDDGSSDGSVALLRERYPEVQVVELAKNSGLARAINQAIAVTQGAYVVLLNNDTEVDERWLAELVGALEQRPEYAFAASKLRLYDRRDVIHSAGDGYRIDGLPFNRGVWEVDRGQYDASVDVFGPCAGAAAYRRAALEAVAVDGRVFDEDLFMYCEDVDLNIRARLAGYRTLFVPTAIVYHKLSATGGGPLASYYCGRNFILVWSKNMPTTAVSKYFFAFLKRQLLITLDALRHIRGAAARARLRGQIAGLRDLPRFIAKRRAIRERQRLADAQFIAALHK, translated from the coding sequence ATGATTGATATTATTATCCCAAACTATAACGGAGTGGCGCTCCTGCCGGTGTGCCTGGATGCGCTGCGTCGCCAGACGCGCCGGGACTTCAAGATCACCGTCGTCGACGATGGCTCCAGCGACGGCTCGGTTGCGCTGCTGCGCGAGCGCTACCCTGAGGTGCAGGTGGTCGAGCTGGCGAAGAATAGCGGTCTTGCCAGGGCGATCAACCAGGCGATTGCCGTCACGCAGGGTGCGTACGTCGTGCTGCTCAACAACGATACCGAGGTCGACGAGCGCTGGCTGGCAGAGCTGGTCGGGGCGCTTGAGCAGCGCCCGGAGTATGCGTTTGCGGCCAGCAAGCTCCGCCTGTACGATCGGCGCGACGTGATTCACTCGGCGGGCGATGGCTACCGCATCGATGGGCTGCCCTTCAACCGTGGCGTCTGGGAGGTCGATCGCGGCCAGTACGATGCCTCGGTCGACGTATTCGGTCCGTGCGCGGGCGCGGCGGCCTATCGTCGTGCGGCGCTGGAAGCCGTAGCCGTCGATGGCCGAGTCTTTGATGAAGATCTGTTTATGTACTGCGAAGATGTCGACCTTAACATTCGTGCCCGGCTGGCTGGCTATCGCACGCTGTTTGTGCCAACGGCGATCGTGTATCATAAGCTGAGCGCGACCGGCGGCGGGCCACTTGCCAGCTATTATTGTGGGCGAAATTTTATCCTGGTCTGGAGCAAAAACATGCCGACCACAGCCGTCTCTAAATATTTTTTTGCGTTTCTCAAACGACAACTGCTGATCACGCTAGATGCCCTGCGCCACATCCGAGGAGCCGCTGCGCGCGCGCGGCTACGCGGCCAGATCGCGGGCCTGCGCGATCTGCCGCGCTTCATCGCCAAGCGCCGCGCGATCCGTGAGCGCCAGCGCCTTGCCGATGCTCAGTTTATCGCAGCGCTGCACAAGTAG
- the rfbD gene encoding dTDP-4-dehydrorhamnose reductase: MRILITGAQGQVGQALVARLQEHHSLIPGSHATLDISAAAATAAIVEQQPDLVIHPAAYTNVDGCARDPDRALLVNGLGTKHVALACQQLDIPLVYISTNEVFSGRAAQPYLEFDRPEPINPYGYSKWVGEHVVQQVLKRFYIVRVAWVFGGERNFVRTILRLAQERPELAVVDDEIGNPTYAPDIADAIARLIEHPAYGTYHFVNEGYCSRFEFAREILRQSGHTDGILKPIKLAEYKRESTPPAFGALRNFVGATDLQIQLRPWQAALATFLSSLADNHSQ, translated from the coding sequence GTGCGTATTCTGATAACCGGAGCGCAGGGCCAGGTAGGACAGGCGCTCGTAGCTCGGCTCCAAGAGCACCATTCACTCATTCCTGGCAGCCATGCCACCCTCGACATCAGCGCAGCCGCCGCGACCGCCGCGATTGTCGAGCAGCAGCCCGATCTAGTGATTCACCCGGCGGCCTACACCAACGTCGACGGCTGCGCGCGCGATCCCGATCGGGCGCTGCTCGTGAACGGCCTGGGTACCAAGCACGTCGCGCTCGCCTGCCAGCAGCTCGATATTCCGCTCGTCTATATCAGCACCAACGAAGTCTTCAGCGGACGGGCAGCGCAGCCCTATCTTGAGTTCGATCGGCCTGAGCCGATCAACCCCTATGGCTACTCCAAATGGGTCGGCGAACACGTCGTCCAGCAGGTGCTCAAACGTTTCTATATCGTGCGCGTGGCCTGGGTCTTCGGCGGCGAGCGTAATTTTGTCCGTACGATCCTGCGCCTAGCCCAGGAGCGGCCCGAGCTCGCGGTGGTGGATGATGAGATTGGCAATCCAACCTACGCGCCCGACATCGCCGATGCTATCGCCCGCCTGATCGAGCATCCGGCCTACGGCACCTACCACTTCGTCAACGAGGGCTACTGCTCGCGATTCGAGTTTGCCCGCGAGATCCTACGGCAGAGCGGGCACACAGATGGTATACTAAAGCCGATTAAACTGGCTGAATATAAACGTGAGAGCACGCCCCCAGCTTTTGGTGCGCTCCGTAATTTTGTAGGTGCGACTGATCTTCAGATCCAGCTTCGTCCATGGCAGGCAGCGCTCGCTACATTTCTCTCCAGCCTTGCGGACAACCATAGCCAATGA
- the rph gene encoding ribonuclease PH has protein sequence MQRSDGRRPDQLRPVEIVAHVQKYAEGSVLIKCGNTHVLCSASVEAGVPPWLKGRGQGWITAEYSLLPRATHTRTRRERNGASGRTQEIQRLIGRSLRAAIDLQLLGERTITLDCDVLQADGGTRTAAITGAYVAVAYAVETLLKDGTLTVSPLITQIAAISVGIVGGQALLDLSYEEDSTAAVDCNIVQTGSGAFVEVQGTAEGQPFDRRQLDAMLDLGTQGIRELFLIQQASLRAVP, from the coding sequence ATGCAGCGCTCAGATGGCCGCAGACCCGATCAGCTTCGTCCAGTTGAGATCGTCGCCCATGTGCAAAAATATGCCGAGGGATCGGTCTTGATCAAGTGTGGCAACACGCACGTCCTGTGCAGCGCCAGCGTCGAGGCGGGCGTTCCGCCCTGGCTCAAAGGACGCGGCCAGGGCTGGATCACCGCCGAATACTCGCTTCTGCCGCGCGCCACGCATACCCGCACGCGCCGCGAGCGCAACGGAGCAAGCGGACGTACCCAGGAGATCCAGCGGCTGATCGGGCGCTCGCTCCGCGCCGCAATCGATCTCCAGCTCCTCGGCGAGCGTACGATCACCCTGGATTGTGATGTGCTTCAGGCAGACGGCGGCACACGCACAGCCGCGATCACCGGAGCCTATGTCGCCGTCGCCTACGCCGTCGAGACGCTGCTCAAAGACGGCACGCTCACCGTCTCGCCGCTGATCACTCAGATCGCTGCGATCAGCGTCGGCATCGTCGGCGGGCAGGCGCTGCTCGATCTGAGCTACGAGGAGGACAGCACCGCCGCCGTCGATTGTAACATTGTCCAGACGGGCAGCGGCGCGTTCGTCGAGGTACAGGGCACGGCAGAGGGGCAGCCCTTCGACCGGCGGCAGCTCGACGCGATGCTGGACCTTGGCACTCAGGGGATTCGTGAGCTGTTTCTGATCCAGCAGGCCAGCTTGCGTGCCGTGCCGTGA
- the uvrA gene encoding excinuclease ABC subunit UvrA, whose amino-acid sequence MAKDRIVIKGAREHNLKNIDLDIPRDKLVVLTGVSGSGKSSLAFDTLYAEGQRRYVESLSSYARQFLGQMEKPKVDYIGGLSPAIAIEQKSASKNPRSTVGTVTEIYDYLRVLFARIGVPHCHQCGREIGSQTAEQMVDRVLQLDPGTRFMVLAPVVSTRKGEYKEIFVEARAEGFSRVRVDGEVRDLHEEIKLNKKVKHSIEIVVDRLAIPAPEAQARQPGDEMPELVGLAETPTAYDPSTPWQQREEPNADFVTRLTDSIETALRLGEGKVIISIQRQRREEAQEQQPQTALTLRNQDNPDEWVMSENYACAQCGISFMELTPQMFSFNAPQGACPTCAGLGTRLEVDPDLIVPNPLLSLHEGAVIYWGELRKKKDSWGYRALVHIARHYGFSLDAPWKDLSDHIKQALIFGSGKERIRFSWDSAGSRGEYLRPWEGLSSEITRRFHQTGSDGMQEYYRAYMSEQPCPACHGAKLRPESLAVTIGGLSIKDMTALTIDQAYGWACKLSGETDRWYGQLDAESIGPTIASTERLGDYELAVAGEILKEIRERLGFLLNVGLHYLTLDRSAPSLSGGETQRIRLASQIGSGLVGVMYILDEPSIGLHQRDNRKLIDTLTKLRDLGNTVLVVEHDEETMHTADWIIDFGPRAGINGGEVVAQGTPAEVAASDTLTGAYLSGSIEIAVPTERRQPIGWLDLRGAQQNNLRDIDIQVPLGVLTAVTGVSGSGKSSLITETLYPALAARLNRAQLRAGRHRALDGLEQLDKVIDIDQQPIGRTPRSNPATYVKLFDLIREVFAQSPEAKLRGYQPGRFSFNVKGGRCEACEGNGEKKIEMHFLADVWVTCDVCKGKRYNRETLQVKYKGKTIADVLDMDVQTALQFFENVPRIRRILQTLHDVGLDYIKLGQSATTLSGGEAQRVKLAKELCRVATGRTIYILDEPTTGLHFADVQHLLQVLHRLVNAGNTVLVIEHNLDVIKTADWVIDMGPEGGAGGGLIIAQGTPEQIAQVAESHTGQFVKDMLAKASATIHLDVLHGDVPSIEGAWCAPDLAQPDDGAAHTNGKANGATNGKANGVAPAKRKGRPRKVDVAA is encoded by the coding sequence ATGGCTAAGGATAGAATCGTCATCAAAGGTGCTCGCGAGCACAACCTCAAGAATATCGATCTCGACATACCCCGCGATAAGCTCGTCGTCCTGACAGGAGTTTCAGGCTCCGGCAAGTCATCGCTCGCGTTCGATACGCTGTACGCCGAAGGCCAGCGCCGCTATGTCGAATCGCTCTCGTCGTATGCCCGGCAGTTCTTAGGCCAGATGGAGAAGCCCAAGGTCGATTATATCGGCGGCCTCTCACCGGCAATCGCGATCGAGCAAAAATCTGCCTCGAAAAATCCGCGCTCAACGGTCGGCACCGTCACCGAGATCTACGACTATCTGCGCGTGCTCTTCGCGCGGATCGGCGTGCCGCACTGTCATCAGTGCGGGCGCGAGATCGGCTCGCAGACGGCAGAGCAGATGGTCGATCGGGTGTTGCAGCTCGATCCGGGCACGCGCTTCATGGTCCTGGCTCCGGTCGTCTCGACGCGCAAGGGCGAGTACAAAGAGATCTTTGTCGAGGCGCGGGCAGAGGGCTTTAGCCGCGTGCGCGTCGACGGCGAGGTGCGCGATCTGCACGAGGAGATCAAGCTCAACAAAAAGGTCAAGCACTCGATCGAGATCGTGGTCGATCGTCTGGCGATACCAGCGCCCGAAGCACAGGCGCGGCAGCCCGGCGACGAGATGCCGGAGCTGGTGGGTCTGGCCGAGACACCGACGGCCTACGATCCGAGCACGCCCTGGCAGCAGCGCGAGGAGCCGAACGCTGATTTCGTGACGCGCCTGACGGACTCGATCGAGACGGCGCTGCGGCTGGGCGAGGGCAAGGTGATCATCAGCATCCAGCGCCAGCGCCGCGAGGAGGCGCAGGAGCAGCAGCCACAGACGGCGCTGACCCTGCGCAACCAGGATAATCCCGACGAGTGGGTCATGAGTGAGAACTATGCCTGCGCGCAGTGCGGCATCTCGTTCATGGAGCTGACGCCGCAGATGTTCTCGTTCAACGCGCCGCAGGGAGCGTGCCCAACCTGCGCCGGTCTGGGGACGCGCCTTGAAGTCGATCCCGACCTGATCGTGCCCAATCCGCTGCTCTCGCTGCATGAGGGCGCGGTGATCTACTGGGGCGAGCTGCGCAAAAAGAAAGACTCGTGGGGCTACCGCGCGCTGGTGCATATCGCGCGACACTACGGCTTTAGCCTGGACGCGCCGTGGAAGGATCTGTCCGATCACATCAAGCAGGCCTTGATCTTCGGATCTGGCAAGGAGCGGATTCGCTTCTCGTGGGACAGCGCCGGATCGCGGGGCGAGTATCTGCGGCCCTGGGAAGGTCTGTCGAGCGAGATCACGCGGCGGTTTCACCAGACTGGCTCGGATGGGATGCAGGAGTACTACCGGGCGTATATGAGCGAACAGCCGTGTCCGGCGTGTCACGGCGCGAAGCTGCGGCCAGAAAGCCTGGCGGTGACGATCGGCGGCCTGTCGATCAAAGATATGACCGCGCTGACGATCGATCAGGCGTATGGCTGGGCCTGCAAGCTCTCCGGCGAGACAGACCGCTGGTACGGGCAGCTCGACGCGGAGAGCATCGGCCCGACGATCGCCAGCACCGAGCGGCTGGGCGACTACGAGCTGGCGGTCGCGGGGGAGATCCTCAAGGAGATCCGCGAGCGGCTGGGCTTCTTGCTCAACGTGGGCCTGCACTATCTGACGCTGGATCGATCCGCTCCATCGCTCTCCGGCGGCGAGACGCAGCGCATCCGGCTGGCCTCGCAGATCGGGTCGGGGCTGGTGGGCGTGATGTATATTCTGGACGAGCCGAGCATTGGCCTGCACCAGCGCGACAACCGCAAGCTGATCGATACGCTGACCAAGCTGCGCGACCTAGGCAACACGGTGCTGGTGGTCGAGCACGACGAAGAGACGATGCACACCGCCGACTGGATCATCGACTTCGGGCCGCGCGCTGGCATCAACGGCGGCGAGGTGGTCGCGCAGGGCACGCCCGCCGAGGTCGCCGCGAGCGATACGCTGACGGGGGCGTACCTGTCGGGCAGCATAGAGATCGCGGTGCCGACCGAGCGCCGCCAGCCGATTGGGTGGCTCGATCTGCGCGGGGCGCAGCAGAATAACCTGCGCGACATCGACATCCAGGTGCCGCTGGGCGTGCTGACGGCGGTCACGGGCGTGTCGGGGTCGGGCAAGTCGTCGCTGATCACCGAGACGCTCTATCCCGCGCTGGCGGCGCGACTCAACCGGGCGCAGCTCCGCGCGGGCAGGCATCGCGCGCTGGACGGCCTTGAGCAGCTCGACAAGGTGATCGACATCGATCAGCAGCCGATCGGACGCACGCCGCGCTCGAATCCGGCGACCTACGTCAAGCTCTTCGATCTGATCCGCGAGGTCTTTGCTCAGTCGCCGGAGGCCAAGCTGCGCGGCTATCAGCCTGGCCGCTTCTCGTTCAACGTCAAGGGCGGGCGCTGCGAGGCGTGCGAGGGCAACGGCGAGAAAAAGATCGAGATGCACTTCCTGGCGGACGTGTGGGTGACGTGCGATGTCTGCAAGGGCAAGCGCTACAACCGCGAGACGCTTCAGGTCAAGTACAAGGGCAAGACGATCGCCGATGTGCTGGATATGGACGTGCAGACCGCGCTTCAGTTCTTCGAGAACGTGCCGCGCATCCGGCGCATTCTGCAAACGCTGCACGACGTGGGCCTGGACTACATCAAGCTTGGACAGTCGGCGACGACGCTCTCCGGCGGCGAGGCGCAGCGCGTCAAGCTGGCAAAAGAGCTGTGCCGGGTCGCGACGGGCCGCACGATCTATATTCTGGACGAGCCGACGACGGGGCTGCACTTTGCGGACGTGCAGCATCTACTGCAAGTGCTGCATCGGCTGGTGAATGCCGGAAACACGGTGCTGGTGATCGAGCATAACCTGGACGTGATCAAAACCGCCGACTGGGTGATCGATATGGGGCCGGAGGGCGGCGCTGGCGGCGGCCTGATCATCGCCCAGGGCACGCCGGAGCAGATCGCGCAGGTGGCGGAGTCGCATACCGGCCAGTTCGTCAAGGATATGCTGGCGAAAGCGTCGGCGACGATCCATCTCGACGTGCTGCACGGCGATGTGCCGTCGATCGAGGGCGCGTGGTGCGCGCCCGACCTGGCGCAGCCCGACGACGGAGCCGCGCACACCAATGGCAAGGCGAATGGCGCGACGAACGGCAAGGCCAATGGCGTCGCACCAGCGAAGCGCAAAGGTCGTCCGCGCAAGGTCGATGTCGCAGCGTGA